Part of the Halodesulfurarchaeum formicicum genome is shown below.
GGGAATCGCCACTCGAACCAGAAGGTCACTCCGGCGAGAACACCTGCCAGTACCGTAGCGAGAAGCACCGCGACGACTCCCCACAAGATCTGCACGCGGGGCGTGAGACGTTCCATAGGCGAACTGGGAATCCCACCCCCTTGAAAGACCGGGTGGGCCTAGTCGGTCAGAATCCCCGGTTCGGTCATCGCCTCGGGATCGATGACCTCGTCGGCTTCCGCCTCGGTCAGGTAGCCCCGCTCAACAGCGACCTCGCGGACGGTCTTTCCCTCTTCGAGGGCCGCTTTGGCGACTTCTGCGGCGGCGTCGTAACCGATGGCTGGATTCAGCGCCGTGGTCAGCGCCAGGCTCCGTTCGACCTGTTCGGCACAGGACTCCTCGTTCGCTTCGAGGTTGGCCACAAACCGCGTCGCGAACGTCTCCGCGCCGTTCGCGAGCAGCCGAGCGGACTGCAGGAAGTCGGTGGCGATCACCGGCTTGTAGAGGTTCAAATCGAGCTGACCGCCCGCTCCGCCTTTCGAGATGGTGGCGTCGTTGCCCACGATCCGGGCGTGAATTTGATTGACCGACTCGGCGACGACCGGGTTGATCTTCCCGGGCATAATTGAGGATCCGGGCTGGTTCTCGGGTTGTTCGATCTCACCGAGACCGTTCCGGGGGCCCGAAGCTAACAACCGCAGGTCGTGGGCGATCTTGTCGAGCGATCCCGAGACGGTTCGAAGCGCACCGTGGACGGATGCCATCGCGTCGTGAGCGGCCTGGGCCTCGAAGTGGTTGTCCGCTTCGCTGAACTCCGTTCCGGTCAGTTCGCTGATCTCCGCGGCAGCCAGCTCCGCGAACTCCGGATGCGTGTTGAGCCCGGTGCCGACGGCGGTCCCACCCAGGGCAAGCTCCCGGAGTTCGGCTTTGCTCGTTTCGATCCGCGCTATCCCCTTCTCGATCTGGGCCCGATAGCCGCCGAACTCCTGGCCCAGCCGAACTGGGGTCGCGTCCTGCAGGTGAGTCCGGCCGGTCTTGACGACCCCGTCGAAGGCCGCTTCCTTCTCGGCGAGTGCATCCCGAAGCGTGCGGAGGGCGGGTTCCACGTCGTCCTCGATGGCTTCGAGAGCTGCAACGTGCATGGCCGTGGGAATCACGTCGTTCGAGGACTGCCCGAAGTTCACGTGATCGTTCGGGTGGACCGCCTTGCTTCCAACCGACTCGCCCATAATCTCGGCGGCCCGGTTCGCGATCACCTCGTTTGCATTCATGTTCGTCGAGGTCCCGGAGCCGGTCTGGAACACGTCGACCGGGAAGTGCTCGTCGAGATCTCCCTCGATGACCTCCGTGGCCGCCGCCTGGATCGCTTCGGCGATCTCCTCGGGAATCATCCCAAGCTGGGCATTCGCCGCCGCTGCGGCTTGCTTCACGATGCCCAGGGCCCTGATGAACCGCCGGTCCATTTGCTCGTCGCTGATCGGGAAATTCTGGATCGCGCGCTGGGTCTGGGCCCCCCAGTAGGCGTCGGCCGGAACGCTGATCTCGCCGAGGCTGTCCACTTCGATTCGTTCGTCGTCTCCCGCGGTCATGGAGGCGATTCGTGTCCGACCCCGTAAAACATCCCCTTTCTTACGTAAACTGGTCGAGTCCGGTCTGGGCGACCGAATCCTCGATCCGCTCGAACCCACGGGCGACCTCCTCGGGTGGAATCTCCCAGGTCTCGGTGACGTAGGTCCTGGCGGCGTCGATATCCGGATCGATCGAGAGGTCGAGGTCGTACTCGGTCGTCACGTCCGGGTCGAGGAACAGGTCCCGGATCTGATCGGCATACTCGATGTATTCGTCCTCGGCCTCAAGCACGCCCCAGAGATCGCCGTGTTCCTTGACCGCACTGAGGGCCGTCTTCGGGCCGTACCCCCGAAGACCCTCGTTGAAGTCTGTCCCACAGAGAATACCGATATCGACCAGTTGGGACCACGTGATGTCGTGTTCCGCGAGGGTCGCTTCGAAGTCCATGAGCTCCGGGTCGTCACTGGTGGTGAGCTTACGGAGCGTATAGGGGGCCCCCAGGAGGAGCGTGTCGTAGTCCTCGCTCCCGGCGTAGTCCACGTCGGGATCGTTTCGAGCCATCGCGGCGGCCTGGGCTTCGCCCTCGGCCGGGGCCTCGACGATCGGGATGTCGAGATGCTCGAGGAGGTCGCGTGTCGTCCGGTGGATCACGTCGGTCAGCCGCTGGGTTCGTGACTCCAGTCTCGCGGCTTTGATTTGCTCGCCGGCCTCCCTGGCCGCCTCCATTCGCTTTTCGGCTTCTTCGCGTTTCTCGCGTCGACGTGTCACCTCCTCGGTCTTGAGCTCAGTGACGCCGCCGTCGAAGACGAAGACCGGCGTCAGATCGTGTTCGAAGAACTTCGGCAGTCCCTGGACGACCCCGATGAGGTTGGCGACTTCCTCGCCCGCACCCGTCGTGTAGACCGAATCACGGGTGAACTTCACCGTGGTCGTGAGATAGCGGTAGAGCCAGTTGTGCGCGTCGACGGCCACTACGTCTCCGTCCAGGTCCTCGTAGCCCACCTCCGAGAGCACCGCCAGCTGTCTGAGATCTGCGAGCCCCATCGAGCGTTCCTTCGGCCGAGGGGGCCTAAGGGATACCGTTCACCGGTTCGGGTAGGTGAGTTTCCTGTAGCCACCGGTCGAGGAGTTGCGCCTGCCCTTCAGGGAGGTCGCGATCTGCAAAGCGCTCCAAGCCGGCCCGGTACCGTTCTTCGCTCCGGTCGGCGGGCCAGGTAAGCACCAGTTCCGCGAGTCCGGTCTCTCGACCTGTGAAGCCGAACCCGGCCCGATAGAGCGCGCGATACGCGATCGGATTGTTGACGGCGATCGCAATGCGTTCATACCCGCGTTCTCGCAACGTTTCGCGGAGATTCCGGACCAGTCGAGGACCGAGTCCCTCGCCACGTCGGTCCGACCGGACCGTGAGATACCGGATCCACGCCTGGTCGTCGTCCTCCCGGTCGCCGTTGAACGCCGCTGCCGCCAGGACCGATCCCGCTTCGCGAAGCACGGCTTTTCCGGTGTTGGTCATCTCGAATTTCCCGGCATAGGCGAAGGTCTGCCAGTCCAGCGTGAGCGAGGGGCCATCAGGCGGGACCCCCAGGACCGCGTACTCCATACCTCGCCGTTAGCGTGGCAGGCTTAAGGAACCCGCCCCTGGGTCGACCGTGCACGACGTCCCGATATTCGACCGGTTCGCCCCTGTCTACGACCTGTTCCTGCCGGGGACCGATGCCGCACCGCTCGCCGCGGGGTTGGAACTCGCCGAGCGACCGGTCAAGCGGGTGGTCGATCTGGGCGGCGGGACGGGGCGGGCCGGTCGGGCCGTCAGCCCGGAGACGATTATCTTCGACGCCAGTCGGCCCATGCTCGAACAGGCCCGGAAAAACGGATTCGAGACAATCCGTGGTGATGCTCGGTCCATCCCACTCCCGGCTGAGAGCATCGATGCCATGGTTTCTGTCGACGCCCTCCACCACCTGCCGTCGATCGATGGGGTCCTGGCAGAGGTACACCGGATCTTGCGGCCCGGTGGCGTCTTCGTCCTTAGAGATTTCGATCCAACGACAATCCGGGGCCGCGGATTGGCACTGGGCGAGCGACTGGTTGGGTTCGAGTCGACGTTCCTGTCCGCCTCGTCGATTTCGGCTGCTCTCGAAGCCGCGGGCTTCACGGTCCAAACGCTGGAAACCGGCTTCGTCTACACGGTCGTCGGCCGAGTGAAATCGGTCTAGAGATACGGGGCCAGACCCAGTGCCTCGACGATCGGAACGCCCCCAGCCAGTGCGCCAATCAGGTACCCCGCAATCGCGCCGCCGTTGAGCAGGGGCAGCCCAGCGTGGGGTCGCCCCTTCACGACCATCGCGAGCAGCCCGAGCAGTCCGAGCAGCGTACCAGTCATTGCCCCGAGGGCGGCCACTTCGAGCCCGAATAGGAGCGGGGTTTCGAGAAATACCGTCCCGCTGACGACCAGGATCGTCGGAATGACCACGTCCCCGAGGCCGATGAAGAAGGCGTCCCGCTCCAACGGATCAGCCGACTCTTCCGTTTCGGGGTCCGTCTCGGCTTTCATCTCCGCGACCATCTCCCGAAACGAAAACGTTCGCGTAGTCGGAAGGACGATCAGCACGGGCACCCGGAGTTCCATCACACCCGTTGCCAGAGTCAGCATGTGTTCGGTGCCGTACACGCTGATGGCGTCGTAAATCGCCAGCACTGTAAGCAAGAGGAGGACAGGCAGGATATCCAGACTGATACCGAACAGCGCGGCAGCGCCCATTCCCATGACCAGTCCCGAGGCGTCGATGACCCACCATTCCGGGTAAACTGCGAGGCCGATGATAATTGCGGCCGCTCCGATGATCGCCCCCAGATGGAACAGCCCGGGTAGGTCGACAATGGGCGGAAGCACGACCGAGAACACGTACGCCGAGATTAACCCGCTCGTGAGGACGACAAAGGCCCGCAGGAGCGCCGTCAAATCGTACTTCAGGAGCGCTAACATCCCGACCGTCGCCACGAGGAGGACTCCGACGTAGAAGGCCGCATTTGCCGGGTCACTCGGGTCTTCGACGGCCTGGAATCCGGCTGCCGCAAACGGCCCCTGGAGAAACAGCGCCCCGAGCTGCACGGCGAGAAAGAACCCAACGGCACCGAGGATCACAATCGCGATCCGGCCACGAGAATGCATGGAGTGAGTTACCCCGGTCCGGGCCTTGGCCCTTGTGTTTTGTCAGTCCGATCGCCAGTAGAGCGGTTGCTGGAGCAAGCTCGCGGGCCTGACCGAATCAGATGGTGTCACCGCCAGATATGGAGCCGCTACCGGGCCAAACACGTCGACCACGCGACCGACCGTTTCGAGCGTTTCGTCGAGGGCCATGGTCCCGATCTGCGGGGGCTCGTCGGTCGCCGATTCGAGGACCAGCAGACTGCCGGTGACCCGGGTGACGGTTCCGAGTCGCTGCATCAGTCCCTGAGTGCCTGCACGTAGGCGGCGACGGCCTGCAGGAGGTCACTCTTCCCGGCGTCGTCGGCGTTTGCCACGGCCACTCGGCCCGTCCGGTCCCGGGATTGACGGGGATAGGCGAGGTCCGGTTCGATCGTCGCGTCGTACCCGACCTGCTTGACCGCCTCGGCGATCTCCTCGGGTGTTGGGTCTGCCACGGCCATCGCCTTCGGAACGCGTCGGCCCTCGCTGCGGGAGAGCTCCGCGTCGAAGTAGGCCGGCCAGATGATGTTCTCGACCATTTGGGGGGAGCTACCCCGCCCAGCGGGTAAACGTTGACGGACAACTGGCGTCCGAGAGCGTGGTGACTAAGGCGACCGGTCCCAACCTGGAAGATATGCGTCGCCCCGTGGGTGTCTCGGTACTTGTCCTTTTGCTCGTCGGGTCCCTAGTCGTCGCCCCAGTTGGCGCAAGCACGACCGCGGCAGGAACGGACCAGGCGACTCAGCCAGCACTCACCGCCTCGGAGGACGAAATCGTCCGGACGTTCACCTTCTCGCTCACGCCCGAGGAGCCGGGTGTCGTCGACGTCCGCATGCAATTTGCGGTCCCGGACCAGGTATTCGAACTCGAAACGTCCGTGCCGGAGCGGGCGACCGTAACCGACACGAACGGATTCAGCGCGGACGGCACGGGCAATTACACCTGGGACGGCGAGACGACAAGCCCCTCCATCTCGCTGGCACTCGAGGCGAACCAAACTGGGCAGTATCACTACAAACCCAGCCGCGCGGAACCCGATACGGAGCGCGGCTTGATGTTCGTGGACACGGGTGACTGGGCGTTAGTTTCGGTCCCCGGCACGAGCGTCTGGTGGCGGTATCGGGGGACCACCAGGCCCAGTTTCGAGACCCGAACCGAGGTCGCCGGTTCTGGGATGGCCGGTGACCGGATGGTCTATCTCGGCCCGCACTCGACGACGACCCGGGATATCGGCGATCAGACCGTCTCGCTGGTGGTTCCGGACGCTGCGACCCTGGAGTCAGATCCCGAATCCATCCTCGATACGATCGAAGCCGGCGAGCGGGCACTGCCACCCAGTCCGGTCGAACGGAGCCTCCTCATCGCCGCACCGACGAGCGTCGAGTGGGGTCCCTACGGTTTGGCTCAGCAGACGGACGCCTGGGTACGGGCCGATCAGTCGATTTCGGACCCGAACAACGTCTGGGTCCACGAGTTCGTCCACCTTCGCCAGGATTTCGAAACGACGACTGACACGCGATGGATCCGGGAGGCGATGCCCGAGTACTACGCCGCCGCCCTGACACTGGATCAGGGACGGATCGACTTCGAGACGTTCGCCGAACACCTCGAACGAGGGACGAACGCTCGATACGACGAGACGGTTCTCTCCCAGCCGGATACCTGGGGATCGCTGGCCAATTACGTCAAGGGCGCACTCGTCTACGGGACGATTGATTATCGGATTCGGGCCACCTCGGATCGGACCCGGTCTGCCCGCCACCTCTTCGCAGCGATGAACGCCCACGATGGGCCGATCGATCAGGCGTATCTGGACGCCGAACTCGCTGAACTCGGTGGGAAGTCGGTAGCAGCGGAACTCGACCGGTTCATAACGACCACGCGGACACCGTCCATGTGGTCCGCACAGGACCACGAGACTGCGTTTGGGGCTTCCCCACCCGTGTTCGTGACCAACGTGAACGGCCCGATCGAGATTACCGGCCCCTACCGGAACACGTCGGTCACCGGATCGATACCCACGCTCGTTCCCGGTGAACGGATCACGATTCCGGTCACGATCACCAACGACGGTGGAACGACGGGAGCCTACGCAGTCCCGTTAACTGTGGACGGCGTTCCAGTCGCCAACGCAACTGGCACACTCGACAGTGGTGAGAACGCGAATCAGCGACTCTCGTACACTGTCGAACAGCCTGGCAGGATCCAGCTTGCGGTGGGGACACGGAGCTGGACCGCCGAAGTCGCCGAACCGGAAACCCCGGAGGTGATGGATTTGTGGGCGACACCTGCGACGATTCGACCGGGCGAGTCAGTAACGCTCACCCTCTCCATTGCGAATCCAGGTGAGCGGCCCGCGACAGGGACAGTGACGCCACGGCTCGATGGCACCGCCTTGGAGCCGATAGACCTCGACCTGGCTGTGAACGAGACGGCAGAACGGACCCAGCAGATAACCCTAGATGGTACTGGCGAGCACACGGTGACTGCTGGGGATCGATCCATTACGATCAACGTCGTCGAACCGACCGAAACACGGCACACGACCCCGACACAGACACCAGGATTCACGGCTGCAGCGGGGGTAATTGCTGCCCTCTTCGCCGGCTTGATCGCCGGCCAGCGGGACTGGTAAGGGTCGGCCAGTACCAAAACGTATATATTGTACCACAATTCTACCTTCCGGTGAACCATGTCCGGATCTCAGCGAATGGGTGGAGGACAGCCGGTCTTCATCCTCAACGAAGACGCAGAGCGAACACAGGGCAAAGACGCCCGTACGACGAACATCACAGCGGGCAAGGCTATCGCCGAATCGGTCCGGACCACCCTCGGACCGAAGGGGATGGACAAGATGCTCGTCAGCGACTCGGGTGACGTCGTCATCACGAACGACGGGGCGACGATCCTCGACGAGATGGACATCGAGCACCCGGCCGCCCAGATGCTCGTCGAGGTCGCCGAGTCCCAGGAGGAGGCTGTCGGCGATGGGACGACCAGCGCCGCAATCCTCGCCGGCCAACTGCTCTCCGAGGCCGAGGACTTCATCGAAGACGAGATTCACCCGACGACGATCGTCGAGGGCTTCTCCCAGGCTCGTGACATCGCTCTCGATGCCCTGGACGAGGAGGTACTCGACGTCGATCTCGACGACGAGTTGCTGACCAAGGTCGCCCGCTCCTCGATGACTGGGAAGGGGACTGGCGGCATCACGGCCGAAGCACTGGCCGAGAGCATCGTCCATGCCGTCCGCCAGGTCGAGTCCGAAGGAATCGTCCACGACGAGAATATTCAGATCGTGACCCAGGCCGGGGAGTCCTCCAGCGCGACCGAGGTCGTCGATGGTGTGGTCATCGACGAGGAGCCCCTTCGCGAGGACATGCCCCGGCTCGTTGAGGACGCCACCGTGGCCGTTGTCGACACCGATCTGGACACCCGCGAAGCCGAGGCCGACGTTGAGTACAACGTCCAGAGTGCCTCGCAACTCGACACGGCCATCGAGGCCGAACAGCAGGAACTCCGACAGTACGCCGACGCCCTGGCCGATGCGGGCGTCGACGTGGCCTTCGTCACGGGCGATGTCGCAGATATGACTGCCGGCTTCCTCGCGAACGCCGGTATTCTCGCCTTCGACTCGCTCAGCTCCGACGACGCCGACGCGATTACGCGGACGACAGGGGCGAGTCGACTCGCAACCGTCGAGGACATCGAGGCGGCTGATCTCGGGTCCGCCGAGAGTCTCTCCGTCGAGCGGTTCGGCGACGACGAGCTCCTCTTTGTCTCCGGCGGTGCCGAAGCCGAAGCCGTGACACTGTTCGTTCGCGCGGGAACGGCCCACGTGCTGGACGAACTCGAACGCGCCGTCAACGACGGCGTCGACGCCGTGCTGGCTGCCGCCGAATCCGGCGGCGTCGTACCCGGCGCGGGCTGCACCGAGGTTCGAATCGCCAACGCCGTTCGGTCGGCCGCAGCAAGCATCGAGGGCCGCGAACAGCTCGCCGTCGAAGCCTTCGCCGACGCGCTCGACTCGATCCCACGAACGATCGCCGAGAACACTGGCATGGACCCGATCGACGCCCTCGTCGAGGTCCGGGCCGCAAACGAGAGCGGCCGCGGCGGCATTCTGGCCGAATCCGAACGCGGGACCGTCGAGGATCCCGTCGAACACGGCGTCCTCGATCCCGTGGCAGTCAAGCGTGAAGTGTTGAGTTCGGCAACCGAGGCCGCGACGATGATCGTCCGTATCGACGACGTCATCTCTGCTGAGTAATCCCCCCGGCGGGTTTGGGGAGTAGCGTTTTTCGGTGGCCAACCCGTTTGTTTCGATATGAGCAAGCGGTCCGCCCAGCACTTGAACCATTCCCAGGGGGCCTGGGCCGTCGAATACGCCCGTCGGGTCGTCGAAGACGCTGTTCGCGAGGATCGCACGCCCGAGCGAGCGGAGGCAGTGGACCCGGTATTCGAGGTGAATCGCGGTGCGTTCGTCACACTTGAGAAAGCAGGAGATCTCCGGGGGTGTATTGGCAGACCGTCAGCCAGTCAACCGGCGATCGAGGCCATTCACGCGGCGGCAATCGGCGCCGCGACCGACGATCCGCGGTTCCCTCCCGTCGTGGAGTCGGAACTGGCCCCCCTCACGGTCGAAGTGAGCGTGCTGACGCCGCCCGAGCCCATCGAATCTCCCGACCCCTCGGCTATCGAAGTCGGCCAGGACGGCCTGATCGTGGGGCGGAACGGAAACCGTGGGCTGCTTCTGCCCCAGGTCGCCGTCGACCAGGGCTGGGACGCAAGGACCTTCCTGGCACAGACCTGCCGCAAGGCGGGATTGCCCACCGATTGCTGGCAGGACACGCCAACCGAGGTCGAACGGTTCAGTGCCCAGGTATTCCAGGAGCGTGAACCCAGAGGTGAGATCGAAGCCGTCGGAATCTCCGCGGGGGACTAGATTGCATGTCAAGGGTCAGATCGCCCGCCGTCGCCGGGCAGTTCTACGCCGGCACTGCGGCTGGCTTGCGTGAACAGATCGAGTCGGCTTTCAAACATTCGGTCGGACCGGGCGCCGTTCCAGATGTCACCGACCGCGAAGCCTCGCTCGCGGGGCTGGTTTCGCCCCACGCAGGGTACCCATATTCGGGCCCCATCGCAGCCCACGGGTTCTCCAGGCTGGCGGCGTCTGGACGCCCGGACGTGGTCGTGCTGATCGGGCCGAACCACAGTGCCGCCGGCGCACCGCTCGCTATCAGCGGCGCTTCAGCCTGGGAGACGCCGCTCGGGACGGTTCCCGTCAACGATTCGCTCCGGGACAAACTGGCCGATTTCCCCGACCTCACAATTGACGAAGCGACCCACGCAGGCGAACACTCTCTGGAAGTGCAGGTGCCGTTCCTCCAGTATCTCTACGACGACTCGGTTCCGATCCTTCCGATCGTCATGTCCCGGCAGAACGAGGAGACGATCGAGCAACTGAGAACGGCAGTCACGAACGGGCTAGGGACCGAGACGAATGCGGTCCTCCTCGCCTCGACGGATCTCACACATTACGAACCCGCTGTAGTCGCCCGCGACCGGGATGAGCCTGTCCTCGATGCTATCCGCAGCCTCGATTCGGACTCTATCGTGCAGGCTGCTCGATCCGGGCACACGATGTGTGGCTGGGGCCCGACGGCGTCGGTCCTTCAGGCGAGCGCAGACTTGGGCGCGGAAACGGGAACTGTTCTGCAGTACGCCACGAGTGGGGACACAGCAGGAGACACGGACTCAGTCGTCGGCTACGTTTCAGGGGCACTCAGATGAATTGTCCGTCCGAGACCGGGTCCTTTATGCCGAGGTGACTGCGCCCAGCGAGTATGCGCCTGACACGTCGGACAGTACTTCGCAGTGGCTCGGCAGTGGGACTGGGCGCGATCGCCGGGTGTGTGAGCCCACCAGTTCCAGAATCGGCGGATTCGCTTCCAACACCGTCTCTCGGGCCGGACGAAGCTCCTGTTGTCGTCCAGTCCTTCGAGGATTTCACCTGTGGATACTGCAAACAGTTCGCCCTGGAGATTCGGCCCCGGATCGAGCGTGAATACATCGAGCCCGGGCAGGTTCGGTTCGAGCGGTACGATTACCCATTTCTGGACGAGGAGTGGTCCTGGAAAGCAGCGAGTGCGGCCCGAGCAGTCCAGGCCGAGCACGGTTCGGCGATGTTTTTCGAGTACGCCGACCGGCTCTACAAAACCGACGTGGGCTTCTCTGTCGAGTTGTTCGGGACGCTGGCCGAGACTGTGGGGGCCGACCCGGAGGCGGTCAAAAAAGCGGCTCGGGAAGAGCAGTACCGCTCACGGGTAGAAGTTGACAAGAAACTCGGCGACGAGCGAGACGTCACCAAGACGCCAACGATATTCGTGAACGGCGAGCGGCCGGAATCTCCCCGATACCGACACCTCGCGCCTGCTATCGACCGCCTGCTCTAGGTGGATTCAAGGGCTTGCCATTCGCCGTGTCAGTATGGCCGATCACTGGGGACCAGCGTCCGACCCACCAGCGACGATCGAGGCGCTCCGCGAATCGATTCCTGCCCTCGCGGATCACACCTATCTCAACTGGGGAGCGAGCGGCCCCAGCCCACGAACTGT
Proteins encoded:
- the thsA gene encoding thermosome subunit alpha; translated protein: MSGSQRMGGGQPVFILNEDAERTQGKDARTTNITAGKAIAESVRTTLGPKGMDKMLVSDSGDVVITNDGATILDEMDIEHPAAQMLVEVAESQEEAVGDGTTSAAILAGQLLSEAEDFIEDEIHPTTIVEGFSQARDIALDALDEEVLDVDLDDELLTKVARSSMTGKGTGGITAEALAESIVHAVRQVESEGIVHDENIQIVTQAGESSSATEVVDGVVIDEEPLREDMPRLVEDATVAVVDTDLDTREAEADVEYNVQSASQLDTAIEAEQQELRQYADALADAGVDVAFVTGDVADMTAGFLANAGILAFDSLSSDDADAITRTTGASRLATVEDIEAADLGSAESLSVERFGDDELLFVSGGAEAEAVTLFVRAGTAHVLDELERAVNDGVDAVLAAAESGGVVPGAGCTEVRIANAVRSAAASIEGREQLAVEAFADALDSIPRTIAENTGMDPIDALVEVRAANESGRGGILAESERGTVEDPVEHGVLDPVAVKREVLSSATEAATMIVRIDDVISAE
- a CDS encoding class II fumarate hydratase gives rise to the protein MTAGDDERIEVDSLGEISVPADAYWGAQTQRAIQNFPISDEQMDRRFIRALGIVKQAAAAANAQLGMIPEEIAEAIQAAATEVIEGDLDEHFPVDVFQTGSGTSTNMNANEVIANRAAEIMGESVGSKAVHPNDHVNFGQSSNDVIPTAMHVAALEAIEDDVEPALRTLRDALAEKEAAFDGVVKTGRTHLQDATPVRLGQEFGGYRAQIEKGIARIETSKAELRELALGGTAVGTGLNTHPEFAELAAAEISELTGTEFSEADNHFEAQAAHDAMASVHGALRTVSGSLDKIAHDLRLLASGPRNGLGEIEQPENQPGSSIMPGKINPVVAESVNQIHARIVGNDATISKGGAGGQLDLNLYKPVIATDFLQSARLLANGAETFATRFVANLEANEESCAEQVERSLALTTALNPAIGYDAAAEVAKAALEEGKTVREVAVERGYLTEAEADEVIDPEAMTEPGILTD
- a CDS encoding class I SAM-dependent methyltransferase, whose product is MHDVPIFDRFAPVYDLFLPGTDAAPLAAGLELAERPVKRVVDLGGGTGRAGRAVSPETIIFDASRPMLEQARKNGFETIRGDARSIPLPAESIDAMVSVDALHHLPSIDGVLAEVHRILRPGGVFVLRDFDPTTIRGRGLALGERLVGFESTFLSASSISAALEAAGFTVQTLETGFVYTVVGRVKSV
- the fen gene encoding flap endonuclease-1 translates to MGLADLRQLAVLSEVGYEDLDGDVVAVDAHNWLYRYLTTTVKFTRDSVYTTGAGEEVANLIGVVQGLPKFFEHDLTPVFVFDGGVTELKTEEVTRRREKREEAEKRMEAAREAGEQIKAARLESRTQRLTDVIHRTTRDLLEHLDIPIVEAPAEGEAQAAAMARNDPDVDYAGSEDYDTLLLGAPYTLRKLTTSDDPELMDFEATLAEHDITWSQLVDIGILCGTDFNEGLRGYGPKTALSAVKEHGDLWGVLEAEDEYIEYADQIRDLFLDPDVTTEYDLDLSIDPDIDAARTYVTETWEIPPEEVARGFERIEDSVAQTGLDQFT
- a CDS encoding GNAT family N-acetyltransferase, whose translation is MEYAVLGVPPDGPSLTLDWQTFAYAGKFEMTNTGKAVLREAGSVLAAAAFNGDREDDDQAWIRYLTVRSDRRGEGLGPRLVRNLRETLRERGYERIAIAVNNPIAYRALYRAGFGFTGRETGLAELVLTWPADRSEERYRAGLERFADRDLPEGQAQLLDRWLQETHLPEPVNGIP
- a CDS encoding TIGR00296 family protein, which translates into the protein MSKRSAQHLNHSQGAWAVEYARRVVEDAVREDRTPERAEAVDPVFEVNRGAFVTLEKAGDLRGCIGRPSASQPAIEAIHAAAIGAATDDPRFPPVVESELAPLTVEVSVLTPPEPIESPDPSAIEVGQDGLIVGRNGNRGLLLPQVAVDQGWDARTFLAQTCRKAGLPTDCWQDTPTEVERFSAQVFQEREPRGEIEAVGISAGD
- a CDS encoding DsbA family protein, with protein sequence MRLTRRTVLRSGSAVGLGAIAGCVSPPVPESADSLPTPSLGPDEAPVVVQSFEDFTCGYCKQFALEIRPRIEREYIEPGQVRFERYDYPFLDEEWSWKAASAARAVQAEHGSAMFFEYADRLYKTDVGFSVELFGTLAETVGADPEAVKKAAREEQYRSRVEVDKKLGDERDVTKTPTIFVNGERPESPRYRHLAPAIDRLL
- a CDS encoding presenilin family intramembrane aspartyl protease PSH is translated as MHSRGRIAIVILGAVGFFLAVQLGALFLQGPFAAAGFQAVEDPSDPANAAFYVGVLLVATVGMLALLKYDLTALLRAFVVLTSGLISAYVFSVVLPPIVDLPGLFHLGAIIGAAAIIIGLAVYPEWWVIDASGLVMGMGAAALFGISLDILPVLLLLTVLAIYDAISVYGTEHMLTLATGVMELRVPVLIVLPTTRTFSFREMVAEMKAETDPETEESADPLERDAFFIGLGDVVIPTILVVSGTVFLETPLLFGLEVAALGAMTGTLLGLLGLLAMVVKGRPHAGLPLLNGGAIAGYLIGALAGGVPIVEALGLAPYL
- a CDS encoding H/ACA ribonucleoprotein complex subunit GAR1, yielding MQRLGTVTRVTGSLLVLESATDEPPQIGTMALDETLETVGRVVDVFGPVAAPYLAVTPSDSVRPASLLQQPLYWRSD
- the amrB gene encoding AmmeMemoRadiSam system protein B — its product is MSRVRSPAVAGQFYAGTAAGLREQIESAFKHSVGPGAVPDVTDREASLAGLVSPHAGYPYSGPIAAHGFSRLAASGRPDVVVLIGPNHSAAGAPLAISGASAWETPLGTVPVNDSLRDKLADFPDLTIDEATHAGEHSLEVQVPFLQYLYDDSVPILPIVMSRQNEETIEQLRTAVTNGLGTETNAVLLASTDLTHYEPAVVARDRDEPVLDAIRSLDSDSIVQAARSGHTMCGWGPTASVLQASADLGAETGTVLQYATSGDTAGDTDSVVGYVSGALR
- the srp19 gene encoding signal recognition particle subunit SRP19; amino-acid sequence: MVENIIWPAYFDAELSRSEGRRVPKAMAVADPTPEEIAEAVKQVGYDATIEPDLAYPRQSRDRTGRVAVANADDAGKSDLLQAVAAYVQALRD